The DNA segment TCAAAACGTTTTATCCTGCCCTTCTCAATGTGGAAGATATGCAAGACAGTTTTGTCCTTGAGGCCGTGGGTTTGTCCGCTTAGCGGTTGGCCGTTAAGATCGAAAACAGACTGAACGACAGTCACCGTAACAGTTTCTTGAGTTTCTTCAAACGCCAGAGGTTCAACATGAGGGCTGACCATTGCCCACTGGCGACTCCAGTATTCGCGAACACCCTCATGTCCCTGAACGTGACCTCCGTCCATAGCATTGGCCCAACAAACGTCTTCAGTAAGTGCTGCAAGTACACCCTCTATATTTCTTGAATTGAAGTATTCATAAAGGCGATGGATGAGTTGAACGTGGGTGGTCGACATGGGGGCCTCCAAAGGGTGGATTGCGGTAAACCTTTCTGATATATATGCACATATGTAATTTAAGATAAATATATATGCGCATATGTATCCCTGTCAAATCGCATTTTTATTGGAAGCCTCTCAAATGAATGAAAACGTACTGGCTACTCCCGGTCATCTAATAAGCATTGCTGCGCGCGGCTTTGCCCGGCTTGCTGAGTCCCGACTTAAACCGCTGGGTTTTGGTGTTGGCCATCTGCCGGTTTTGGTTGCATTACAAAATGGCAACGCGAGTACGCAGCGAGAGCTCGCGCGTTTCGCCAGAATTGAGCAGCCGCCCATGGCGCAAATGCTGGCACGTATGGAGCGGGATGGTTTAATCGAGCGAAACCGCCACCCGGAAGATGGCCGCAGCAGTCACATTGTGCTGACTGGTGCAGCGCAAAAGCTTATGCCCGAGGCGATAAAAACATTGCTTGAGGGAAATGATGAAGTTATGAAAGGCTTTTCCGATGCCGAAGCAAGCCAACTCGTTAATTTGCTCACAAGGCTAATTGCCAATCTGGATAAGATATCTAATGCGGAGCCTGCAAATAGTACAGATTGCGCATGATAGGAATAGAGTATTGAAACTCGGTAAGCGTCTCGAACAAATTAAATCCATGGTCACACCGCACTACGATCATATTTGGGATTGTTGCTGCGACCACGGATTGTTAGGTGCTGCACTACTTGCGCAAAGGAACGCACCTCACATTCACTTTGTGGATGTTGTACCCGAGTTGATGCAGCAATTGCATGAAAAATTAACGCGCTTTTTTCCGCAGGATTCGCAATCAATTCCACGTTGGCAAGTGCATACTTTAGACGTATCGAAATTGCCATTGCTTGAATTTTCAGGAAAACATTTGGTGATTATTGCGGGTGTTGGTGGTGATTTGATGTGTGACTTGGTTACAGCAATTCATCGCAATAATCCAA comes from the Cellvibrio zantedeschiae genome and includes:
- a CDS encoding nuclear transport factor 2 family protein, producing the protein MSTTHVQLIHRLYEYFNSRNIEGVLAALTEDVCWANAMDGGHVQGHEGVREYWSRQWAMVSPHVEPLAFEETQETVTVTVVQSVFDLNGQPLSGQTHGLKDKTVLHIFHIEKGRIKRFDVKD
- a CDS encoding MarR family winged helix-turn-helix transcriptional regulator, which produces MNENVLATPGHLISIAARGFARLAESRLKPLGFGVGHLPVLVALQNGNASTQRELARFARIEQPPMAQMLARMERDGLIERNRHPEDGRSSHIVLTGAAQKLMPEAIKTLLEGNDEVMKGFSDAEASQLVNLLTRLIANLDKISNAEPANSTDCA
- a CDS encoding tRNA (adenine(22)-N(1))-methyltransferase, coding for MKLGKRLEQIKSMVTPHYDHIWDCCCDHGLLGAALLAQRNAPHIHFVDVVPELMQQLHEKLTRFFPQDSQSIPRWQVHTLDVSKLPLLEFSGKHLVIIAGVGGDLMCDLVTAIHRNNPNCEIDFLLCPVHHNYTLRQQLIALDLRLKTECLLAENNRYYEILWVTTNKNTTSKIGAVGTSLWHSNDPAQRKIAEDYLRRTISHYRRVEQNNPSESKPILEAYSAIKLIP